A single window of Nasonia vitripennis strain AsymCx chromosome 4, Nvit_psr_1.1, whole genome shotgun sequence DNA harbors:
- the Ndufb6 gene encoding NADH dehydrogenase (ubiquinone) 1 beta subcomplex, 6, 17kDa, whose translation MGGNDVANEYGCSNSSGVKVMGIQGRMASQRERMIGMTDAERAWRAKWIKDQELHGEPIIPKDYYKERFNPIRRFYRYPMDKFEAALAPVIGANKALITRHFIAKLSFLIMTCYGAHYYQKYNRSDWTRKGGWKIVKNRPASYPGDPGFPYIKDTKPHEYASFGFENSPI comes from the exons A tGGGAGGAAACGACGTTGCAAATGAATATGGCTGCTCAAACAGCTCTGGTGTTAAGGTCATGGGCATCCAGGGCCGTATGGCCAGCCAAAGAGAACGTATGATTGGCATGACGGATGCAGAACGAGCTTGGCGTGCTAAATGGATAAAGGATCAAGAATTGCATGGAGAACCTATTATACCAAAAGATTATTATAAAGAAAGATTCAATCCTATTAGAAGATTTTATAGATATCCAATGGATAAATTTGAAGCTGCCCTTGCTCCTGTAATT ggTGCAAACAAAGCTTTGATTACAAggcattttattgcaaagcTGTCATTTCTGATTATGACTTGTTATGGTGCACACTATTACCAGAAATATAATAGAAGT GATTGGACTAGGAAAGGAGGCTGGAAAATTGTTAAGAATAGGCCAGCATCGTACCCTGGTGATCCAGGCTTCCCTTACATTAAAGATACAAAGCCTCATGAATATGCTTCTTTTGGATTTGAAAATTCAcctatataa
- the LOC100116784 gene encoding exosome complex component RRP42, which yields MAEVPLSLAEKTFILHGVDANFRNDGRSRTDYRCMELETKLMDQVHGSARLRIGNTDILVGVKVEIDTPYPDSPNEGKIEFFVDCSANATPSFEGKGGEDLANEISNVLALAYQSPHAMNLSQLSILPHKKCWKLYVDILILECGGNLFDAVAVAVKAALYSTEIPKVKGAMLDGGEADIVLSDDIYESEKLDTTNCPVLVTLCKIGDNCVVDPSSEEEMCSSANIVVSVMPNGRISSIVKMGYGSLQPATLSKILKMGTSVGIDLNNGILSALKSEDKLGANREIVGFLR from the exons ATGGCAGAAGTACCATTAAGTTTAGCTGAGAAAACGTTTATTCTACATGGTGTTGAT GCAAATTTTAGAAATGATGGTAGGAGTCGAACAGATTATCGATGCATGGAATTAGAAACCAAATTGATGGATCAAGTTCATGGATCTGCTAGATTACGTATAGGAAATACAGATATTCTAGTTGGCGTTAAAGTAGAAATTGATACACCATATCCTGATAGTCCTAATGAAggaaaaatagaattttttgtagattg CTCTGCAAATGCAACACCAAGTTTTGAAGGAAAAGGAGGAGAAGATTTAGCTAATGAAATCAGCAATGTGCTAGCATTGGCTTATCAATCTCCTCATGCAATGAATTTATCACAACTATCTATTCTACCCCATAAAAAGTGCTGGAAATTATATGTTGATATCTTG ATTCTGGAATGTGGTGGTAACTTATTCGATGCAGTTGCTGTTGCAGTAAAAGCAGCACTGTATAGTACAGAAATTCCAAAAGTAAAAGGCGCTATGTTAGATGGTGGTGAGGCTGACATTGTTTTATCAGATGACATTTACGAGAGTGAAAAATTAGATACCACAAATTGTCCTGTTCTTGTTACATTATGCAAA attggtGATAATTGTGTAGTGGATCCGTCATCTGAGGAAGAAATGTGCAGCAGTGCTAATATAGTTGTTTCAGTTATGCCAAATGGAAGAATATCATCAATTGTTAAAATGGGATACGGAAGTTTACAGCCTGCTACATTAAGTAAAATTCTGAAG ATGGGAACAAGTGTAGGCATAGATCTTAATAACGGAATCCTCTCAGCCTTGAAAAGTGAAGATAAGCTTGGGGCAAACCGAGAAATTGTTGGATTTCTCagataa